The following proteins are co-located in the Mus caroli chromosome 7, CAROLI_EIJ_v1.1, whole genome shotgun sequence genome:
- the LOC115031534 gene encoding 5E5 antigen-like codes for MAAAGGCRSACALGVPELQAGGWGRGASWSAAELQPPPQLPPQRRGHVVWCVGRGEEEEGGKRARRRERHHTRHKMAGEAAASSAVRRPAAARGLAAALGALPRRPGGLWESGEAAAGARRPRANVGARGRSARGGRAHDARGSAAAAAVLVARAAGRRLRAVGGRLRRATGPGHARKSEPMAPAAALRPGNLQDDN; via the exons ATGGCCGCCGCGGGCGGGTGTCGGAGCGCGTGCGCACTGGGGGTCCCGGAGCTGCAGgcgggaggttgggggaggggagcgagCTGGAGCGCCGCGGAGCTCCAGCCGCCGCCGCAGCTCCCGCCGCAGCGAAGAGGCCatgttgtgtggtgtgtggggcggggggaggaggaggagggaggaaagcgaGCGAGGAGACGGGAGAGACACCACACACGGCACAAGATGGCCGGAGAGGCAGCAGCAAGCTCAGCTGTCAGGCGGCCTGCCGCGGCCCGTGGGCTCGCCGCTGCGCTGGGAGCGCTACCCCGGCGTCCTGGAGGGCTCTGGGAGAGCGGGGAGGCCGCGGCTGGGGCGAGGCGGCCGCGCGCGAATGTGGGAGCTCGCGGCCGGAGCGCCCGGGGAGGCCGGGCCCACGACGCCCGTGGCTCCGCTGCGGCAGCGGCGGTGCTGGTGGCGCGCGCGGCCGGGAGGCGGCTTCGCGCCGTGGGCGGGAGGCTGCGGCGGGCGACCGGTCCTGGACACGCGAGGAAGAGCGAGCCGATGGCGCCAGCGGCCGCGCTTCGACCCG gtAACTTACAAGATGATAATTAA